The following proteins come from a genomic window of Terribacillus aidingensis:
- a CDS encoding YicC/YloC family endoribonuclease has protein sequence MTKSMTGYGRSVASGNSLTVTAELKGVNSRYLDIKCKLSKAAAFLESTLKDQLQQAVSRGKLELTVDIDGGGLRKRELSIDWELAEEYMVKLRAIRTAFDLRGEITIDTLLSQSADILIEEAQPELTELPDLVEKAVQDALAAFIQMRTVEGSALAKDIQNRMTDIQTMLKQLAELRPQVMEAYKRRIEDRITSYVDGVLPENSRLYQEIALLAEKGDITEELIRLESHLDQLAMNLEKEGPVGRTCDFILQEMQREVNTIGSKSTASSISIIVVNMKSELEKIKEQVQNIE, from the coding sequence TTGACGAAAAGCATGACTGGGTATGGCAGAAGTGTGGCATCCGGAAACAGCCTCACGGTCACAGCGGAATTAAAAGGTGTGAACTCCAGGTACTTGGATATTAAATGCAAGCTGTCAAAAGCTGCTGCTTTTCTTGAATCCACTTTGAAGGATCAGCTGCAGCAGGCCGTCAGCAGGGGTAAGCTGGAACTGACAGTTGATATCGATGGCGGAGGTTTACGAAAACGCGAATTATCCATTGATTGGGAATTAGCTGAGGAATATATGGTTAAGCTGAGAGCTATACGAACCGCTTTTGATCTTCGTGGAGAAATTACGATTGATACACTGCTGTCCCAATCTGCTGACATCCTTATAGAAGAAGCACAGCCAGAGCTGACAGAACTGCCGGACTTGGTGGAAAAAGCAGTGCAAGATGCATTGGCAGCCTTCATCCAAATGCGTACAGTGGAAGGTAGTGCTTTAGCAAAGGATATTCAAAATAGGATGACTGATATCCAAACGATGCTGAAGCAGCTGGCAGAGCTGCGGCCGCAGGTAATGGAAGCATACAAACGCCGCATTGAAGATAGGATAACAAGCTACGTAGATGGTGTATTACCGGAAAACAGCCGTCTTTACCAGGAAATAGCGCTGCTGGCTGAAAAGGGTGATATAACGGAAGAACTCATCCGATTGGAGAGTCACTTGGATCAGCTAGCTATGAATCTGGAGAAAGAAGGCCCTGTCGGCAGGACGTGTGATTTTATCCTGCAGGAGATGCAGCGGGAAGTAAATACGATCGGATCCAAATCAACAGCTTCCTCTATCAGTATAATCGTAGTAAATATGAAATCGGAGCTGGAGAAAATAAAAGAGCAAGTGCAAAATATAGAATAG
- a CDS encoding GNAT family N-acetyltransferase — translation MEIKEVTEIESYKEELASLFQTVVADGASMNYLHPMSDETAMSYWNSVLSEHVRLFIGLIDGQIAGTVQLHYSDKENGRHRAEIAKLMTSTKARRKGVARKLLQHAEQAAKQDGKTLLLLDTEKDGPANWLYQSEGYVLFGEVPDFAQDAFGTYLAGNFYYKIIK, via the coding sequence GTGGAAATTAAGGAAGTTACAGAAATAGAATCGTATAAAGAAGAGCTAGCAAGTTTATTTCAAACAGTAGTCGCTGATGGCGCATCGATGAATTATTTACATCCGATGAGCGATGAGACTGCAATGAGTTACTGGAATTCTGTACTCTCTGAACATGTTCGGCTTTTCATTGGGTTGATTGATGGTCAAATTGCTGGGACTGTTCAGCTGCACTACAGCGATAAGGAAAATGGCCGTCATCGTGCAGAAATAGCCAAACTGATGACCAGCACAAAAGCCAGAAGGAAAGGCGTCGCCAGAAAACTGCTTCAGCATGCTGAGCAAGCAGCGAAGCAAGACGGAAAAACTTTACTTTTACTTGATACCGAAAAAGATGGACCAGCCAATTGGCTTTATCAGTCCGAAGGTTATGTACTATTTGGAGAAGTGCCGGATTTCGCCCAGGATGCATTTGGTACATATCTTGCAGGTAACTTTTATTATAAGATAATAAAATAA
- a CDS encoding 6-phospho-beta-glucosidase, protein MAFREDFLWGGATAANQCEGGYNEGGRGLANVDVLPTGPDREAVVKGQMKMFDFDEEHFYPAKTAIDMYHRYKEDIALFGEMGFKTYRMSIAWTRIFPNGDEEEPNEDGLKFYEDIFKECHKYGIEPLVTITHFDCPMHLIKEYGSWRNRKLIVFYERFCRVIFNRYKGMVNYWLTFNEINMVMHAPFMAAGLYIGEDANPEQTKYQAAHHLLVASAIATKIAHETDPKNKVGCMVAAGTHYPYSCKPEDVMAGKLRDRDDYFFIDVQSRGAYPAYAIKQLEYEGIILHKEEGDDELLKNHTVDFISFSYYMSRVATVDPKVAEMTTGNIFDSVKNPYLESTEWGWQIDPLGLRIAMNDLYDRYQKPLFVVENGLGAVDNPDESGYVQDDYRIKYMADHIKHMKDAVELDGIDLLGYTSWGCIDLVSAGSGEMKKRYGFIYVDRDNEGNGTLARSKKKSFDWYKKVIASNGEDLTN, encoded by the coding sequence ATGGCTTTTAGAGAGGATTTCTTATGGGGCGGAGCAACCGCAGCAAACCAATGTGAAGGTGGTTATAATGAGGGTGGAAGAGGACTTGCCAATGTTGATGTCCTGCCAACTGGACCGGATCGAGAGGCAGTGGTAAAAGGGCAAATGAAAATGTTCGACTTTGATGAAGAGCATTTTTATCCAGCTAAAACAGCTATTGATATGTACCATCGATACAAAGAAGATATTGCGTTGTTTGGAGAAATGGGCTTTAAAACGTATCGCATGTCCATCGCATGGACTAGGATATTTCCAAATGGCGATGAAGAAGAACCAAACGAAGATGGATTGAAATTTTATGAAGATATCTTTAAAGAGTGCCACAAGTATGGTATTGAGCCGCTGGTGACCATCACCCACTTCGACTGCCCTATGCATTTGATAAAAGAATATGGTTCTTGGCGAAACCGTAAGCTTATTGTATTTTATGAAAGATTCTGCCGTGTGATTTTCAATCGGTATAAAGGGATGGTTAATTATTGGTTGACATTCAACGAGATTAATATGGTCATGCATGCACCATTCATGGCTGCAGGACTGTATATTGGAGAAGATGCTAATCCTGAACAAACGAAATACCAGGCGGCACACCATTTGTTGGTTGCTAGTGCTATTGCAACAAAGATAGCTCACGAAACGGATCCGAAAAACAAAGTAGGATGTATGGTGGCTGCTGGAACTCATTATCCTTATAGCTGCAAACCTGAAGATGTCATGGCTGGAAAATTGAGGGATAGAGATGATTACTTCTTTATCGACGTACAATCAAGAGGGGCTTATCCAGCGTATGCAATCAAGCAGCTAGAATATGAGGGCATCATTCTGCATAAAGAAGAAGGAGACGATGAACTTCTAAAAAATCATACAGTCGACTTCATCTCATTCTCTTATTATATGTCACGTGTAGCTACAGTCGATCCAAAGGTAGCCGAAATGACGACTGGAAACATCTTTGATTCCGTAAAGAATCCCTATCTGGAATCGACAGAATGGGGATGGCAAATCGATCCACTTGGGCTCCGCATAGCGATGAATGACCTTTACGATAGATATCAAAAGCCGTTATTTGTCGTAGAGAATGGATTGGGAGCTGTAGATAACCCGGATGAGTCTGGCTACGTACAGGATGATTATAGAATAAAATATATGGCAGATCATATCAAACACATGAAGGATGCAGTAGAATTAGATGGTATTGATTTACTTGGATATACGAGTTGGGGATGCATAGATCTTGTATCTGCTGGATCTGGCGAAATGAAAAAAAGGTACGGATTCATATATGTGGATAGAGATAATGAAGGAAACGGGACACTTGCCCGAAGTAAAAAGAAATCATTTGATTGGTATAAAAAAGTAATTGCTTCAAATGGAGAGGACTTAACGAACTAG
- the coaBC gene encoding bifunctional phosphopantothenoylcysteine decarboxylase/phosphopantothenate--cysteine ligase CoaBC: protein MNLAGKTICLGVSGGIAAYKACALTSKLTQKGADVHVIMTKHAAEFVTPLTFQALSRNPVYTDTFDEKHPEKIAHIDLADKADLFLLAPATANLIGKLAAGMADDMLTTTLLATEAPVYIAPAMNVHMYAHPAVIRNMQQLDDWGYHFIEPEAGYLACGYVGKGRLEEPESIIRILEERTEPKRDLEGKHVLVTAGPTQETIDPVRFFTNHSSGKMGYAVAEAAAKRGADVTLVSGPTQLSAPLGVKRMDVTTAQEMLDQVLAVYEEQDIVIKAAAVADYRPVQTFDSKVKKQDGNMSIEMERTTDILMTLGQRKQHQFLVGFAAETNDAVAYGRGKLERKHLDAICVNTVGKAGAGFQSDTNEVIYLNREGKEQHLPSDTKKQIAHRILDEIVEDIGADRK, encoded by the coding sequence ATGAATTTAGCTGGAAAGACGATTTGTCTGGGAGTTTCCGGAGGCATCGCTGCCTATAAGGCATGCGCGTTGACAAGCAAACTGACACAAAAGGGTGCAGATGTCCATGTAATCATGACAAAGCATGCCGCAGAATTCGTGACACCGCTCACGTTCCAGGCTTTATCCCGTAACCCGGTATATACCGATACCTTTGACGAAAAACACCCGGAGAAAATCGCGCATATAGATTTAGCAGATAAAGCAGATCTATTCCTGCTTGCACCAGCAACAGCTAACCTAATAGGTAAACTTGCAGCTGGTATGGCAGACGATATGCTGACGACGACATTGCTTGCAACGGAGGCGCCAGTTTACATTGCGCCTGCTATGAACGTTCATATGTACGCACATCCTGCAGTGATCCGAAACATGCAGCAGCTCGATGACTGGGGTTACCACTTTATCGAACCAGAAGCAGGTTATCTTGCTTGTGGATATGTTGGAAAGGGCAGACTGGAGGAACCGGAATCCATTATCCGGATCCTGGAAGAAAGAACAGAACCCAAGCGTGATCTGGAAGGTAAACACGTGTTAGTAACGGCTGGACCGACTCAGGAGACGATTGATCCTGTTCGTTTCTTTACGAATCATTCCTCAGGTAAGATGGGCTACGCCGTGGCAGAAGCTGCTGCTAAACGCGGGGCTGATGTTACGCTTGTAAGCGGACCGACCCAGTTATCTGCGCCTCTTGGAGTGAAACGAATGGATGTAACGACTGCCCAGGAGATGCTTGACCAAGTACTTGCTGTATACGAAGAGCAGGATATCGTTATTAAAGCTGCAGCTGTAGCTGATTACCGTCCGGTACAGACATTTGATTCTAAGGTGAAAAAACAGGACGGGAACATGTCGATTGAAATGGAACGGACTACCGATATACTCATGACACTTGGGCAGCGGAAGCAGCATCAGTTCCTTGTCGGTTTTGCTGCGGAGACAAATGATGCTGTAGCATATGGCAGAGGAAAGCTAGAGCGTAAGCACTTAGATGCCATTTGTGTGAATACAGTCGGTAAGGCAGGCGCAGGCTTTCAATCTGACACGAATGAAGTGATTTACTTAAATAGGGAAGGCAAGGAACAACATCTGCCTTCTGATACGAAGAAGCAGATTGCTCACCGGATTCTGGATGAGATCGTAGAAGATATAGGAGCTGACAGAAAATGA
- a CDS encoding NFACT RNA binding domain-containing protein, which translates to MAFDGIVTRAMAQELHDTLATGRLSKIYQPTDTEIVLTFRSKGKNHALLLSAHPSYARVHITNDTYQNPQNPPMFCMLLRKHLAGGFLEKVEQFENERIIELSFVSKDELGDQTSKRIIMEVMGKHSNIMLVDNETNMIIDSIKHISSSVNRHRTILPGQTYKLPPSQEKLNPFTLEPGEFARKLDFNTGRMNKQILNMLQGVSPVLANEIAEQAYMGDKEKYAEVFTHFIDKLERDDYEPTYFKGKKEDFYVMDIASIEGTREQYNSMSELIDSFYSGKAERDRVKQQAGDLIRFLKNEREKNIRKLSIHENTLKKAEKADSYQRQGELLTAHMHQIKQGDTEAVVTDYYDPDQQQLTITLNPHKTPSENAQSYFKQYNKLKKSRTMVELELEKTNAEIDYLDQLIQQVEGAREQDVEEIREELREQGYLKAKAQQKKNKKPNLPEPETYTATDGTTILVGHNNKQNEYLTMKLAHKQDTWLHTKDIPGSHVVIRSTDPSEETLEEAAKLAAWFSKSRLSSSVPVDYTKIRHVKKPNGAKPGFVTYDQQKTLYVTPDEQFVKRLGNK; encoded by the coding sequence ATGGCATTTGACGGAATAGTAACAAGAGCGATGGCCCAGGAGCTACATGACACATTAGCAACCGGCCGTCTGTCAAAAATATACCAGCCGACTGATACGGAGATCGTGCTCACCTTCCGCAGCAAAGGGAAGAATCACGCACTATTATTGTCGGCGCATCCAAGCTATGCACGTGTGCATATCACAAACGATACCTATCAAAATCCCCAGAATCCTCCGATGTTCTGTATGCTTTTGCGCAAGCATCTGGCAGGCGGGTTCCTGGAAAAAGTAGAGCAGTTCGAAAACGAAAGAATCATCGAGCTTAGTTTCGTCAGCAAAGATGAGCTTGGTGACCAGACATCAAAACGAATTATCATGGAAGTGATGGGAAAACACAGCAACATCATGCTGGTCGATAATGAAACGAATATGATCATCGACAGCATCAAACATATTTCATCCAGTGTTAACCGCCACCGGACAATTCTTCCTGGTCAAACGTACAAGCTTCCTCCAAGTCAGGAGAAGCTCAACCCGTTTACTTTGGAACCAGGCGAGTTTGCCCGGAAGCTCGACTTCAATACCGGACGGATGAACAAACAGATTCTGAATATGCTGCAAGGTGTATCTCCTGTTTTGGCTAATGAAATAGCTGAGCAGGCATATATGGGTGATAAAGAGAAATACGCTGAGGTTTTCACACATTTTATTGATAAGCTGGAGCGCGATGACTATGAGCCTACTTACTTTAAAGGAAAGAAAGAAGACTTTTATGTCATGGACATCGCTTCTATTGAAGGCACGCGGGAACAGTATAATTCGATGAGTGAACTGATCGATAGCTTCTACTCTGGAAAAGCGGAACGCGACCGCGTCAAGCAGCAGGCCGGCGACTTGATTCGCTTCCTGAAAAATGAGCGGGAAAAGAATATCCGAAAGCTTTCCATTCATGAAAACACACTGAAAAAAGCAGAAAAAGCCGACAGCTACCAGCGACAGGGAGAGCTGCTGACTGCTCATATGCATCAAATCAAGCAAGGTGATACAGAAGCTGTCGTCACAGATTATTATGATCCCGATCAACAGCAGCTCACCATCACACTTAACCCGCATAAAACACCAAGTGAAAACGCCCAAAGCTATTTCAAGCAGTACAATAAACTGAAGAAATCGCGCACGATGGTGGAATTGGAGCTCGAAAAAACTAATGCAGAAATTGACTATCTCGATCAGCTCATCCAGCAAGTAGAAGGAGCACGTGAGCAGGATGTCGAGGAAATTCGCGAGGAATTGCGGGAGCAAGGCTATCTAAAAGCAAAAGCTCAGCAGAAAAAGAACAAAAAACCGAATCTGCCTGAGCCGGAAACGTACACAGCGACAGATGGCACAACGATCCTCGTCGGACATAATAATAAGCAGAACGAGTATTTGACGATGAAGCTTGCCCACAAGCAGGATACATGGCTTCATACGAAGGATATCCCTGGATCCCACGTCGTCATCCGCTCGACCGATCCATCAGAGGAAACATTGGAAGAAGCAGCTAAACTCGCAGCCTGGTTCAGTAAATCCAGACTTTCATCTTCAGTACCCGTCGATTATACAAAGATTCGTCATGTAAAGAAACCGAACGGTGCGAAGCCTGGTTTTGTGACGTATGATCAGCAGAAGACATTGTATGTGACGCCAGATGAGCAGTTTGTGAAACGTTTGGGGAATAAATAA
- the gmk gene encoding guanylate kinase: protein MIEQKGILFILSGPSGVGKGTVRKALFEQDTHLRYSISMTTRNMRPGEQDGVDYFYKSKEDFERLIGQNKLLEYASYVDNYYGTPRDYVEETLEAGHDVFLEIEVQGALQVKENFPQGVFIFLIPPSLEELKNRIVGRGTETPDLVKNRLNAARDEIEMMDAYDYVVVNDQLDHAVSKIQSIVQSEHCKRERVAKEYKKALEVN from the coding sequence ATGATTGAACAGAAAGGTATCCTTTTCATCCTGTCCGGACCTTCGGGTGTTGGAAAAGGGACGGTTAGGAAGGCATTATTCGAACAGGACACACATTTGCGTTACTCAATCAGCATGACAACGAGAAACATGCGGCCGGGAGAACAGGATGGCGTGGACTATTTCTATAAATCGAAGGAAGATTTCGAGCGTTTGATTGGTCAGAATAAGCTCCTTGAATATGCGAGCTATGTGGACAATTATTATGGCACTCCTCGTGATTACGTAGAAGAGACGTTGGAAGCAGGTCATGATGTCTTTCTTGAAATCGAGGTACAAGGTGCACTTCAGGTAAAAGAGAACTTCCCGCAAGGTGTTTTCATCTTCCTCATTCCGCCAAGTCTGGAGGAATTGAAGAATCGCATCGTCGGACGCGGTACCGAAACGCCGGATCTTGTGAAGAACCGACTGAATGCTGCCCGGGACGAAATCGAAATGATGGATGCTTATGACTATGTGGTCGTCAATGATCAATTGGATCACGCTGTGTCGAAGATTCAATCCATTGTACAAAGTGAGCATTGCAAACGCGAACGCGTCGCAAAAGAATACAAGAAAGCATTGGAGGTTAATTGA
- the remA gene encoding extracellular matrix/biofilm regulator RemA: MSLRLINIGFGNVVSATRIISIVSPESAPIKRIITVARDANKLVDATYGRRTRAVIITDSDHVILSAVQPETVGQRVLRDDELSEE, translated from the coding sequence ATGAGTTTAAGATTGATTAATATCGGGTTCGGGAATGTTGTTTCCGCAACCAGGATTATCTCGATAGTTTCTCCTGAATCGGCTCCCATCAAGCGAATCATCACGGTTGCCCGCGATGCGAATAAGCTGGTGGATGCTACATATGGTCGGCGAACAAGAGCTGTCATCATCACAGATAGTGATCACGTCATCCTTTCGGCTGTGCAGCCCGAGACGGTGGGACAACGTGTCCTGCGTGACGATGAACTATCTGAGGAATAG
- the rpoZ gene encoding DNA-directed RNA polymerase subunit omega gives MMLEPSIDKLQEKINSKYTLVTLSSQRARQLQETKTTKIANPKSYKYVGIALEEIQADQLEYTEE, from the coding sequence ATGATGCTAGAACCGTCTATTGATAAACTACAGGAAAAAATCAATTCGAAATACACTTTGGTTACTTTATCATCACAGCGTGCACGTCAGCTGCAGGAGACAAAGACAACGAAGATTGCAAACCCGAAATCCTATAAATATGTTGGTATCGCGCTGGAAGAAATTCAAGCTGACCAATTGGAATATACAGAAGAATAA
- a CDS encoding cation-translocating P-type ATPase produces the protein MRWYQISAEETTKQTNSDTHKGLSTKEVQQRLKRDGRNEWKEEKGVSQLALFFGQFKDFMVLVLLAATVISGLLGEYIDSIAILLIVLLNALIGFFQERNAEKSLSKLKELNAPMARVLRDGQWARISSAELVVGDVVSLTAGDRVPADLRLVSVTSLETEESALTGESLPVAKMTEKLNADQLGPQDQHNIAFMSSLVTRGGGTGIVIGTGMNTAVGQIAELLVDTKRKQTPLERRLEKLGKVLIVIALLLTALTVLAGVYRGNPLYEMLLAGVSLAVAVIPEGLPAIVTVALSLGVQRMIKQKAIVRRLSAVETLGSATVICSDKTGTLTENQMTVKEIFLDGNTYTVTGDGYDPSGGFYRDGNETKEEALLEHLRYGVLSSHAKAFRKKKRWMIDGDPTEGALVVAGKKAGIEADELSSYNIVHEIPFDSKRKRMTVLVKTPKGKLIAITKGAPDVLIEKAAYHGAEKKLLSGKDKQALYEAVDQMAAKALRTIAVCVRHFPAGYQPKEEELEKEMVFIGLNGLIDPPRKEARDAIIDCRKAGIKTIMITGDHVKTAAAIANMLHILPPAGRVVEGKELDHMSDEELQAEVDSMYVFARVTPEHKLRIVQALQNVGHIVAMTGDGVNDAPAIKASDIGISMGVTGTDVAKEASALVLMDDNFATIKAAIKEGRTIYSNIRKFVRYLLASNVGEILVMLFAMILALPMPLVPIQILWVNLVTDGLPAIALGMDKAEDEVMKQKPRHPNEGIFARGLGTKIVTRGILIGSVTIIAFMLMYQGDPERLVYAQTAAFATLVMAQLIHVFDCRSEKSVFARNPFGNGWLIGAVVSSVVLLLAVIYVSPLQPIFHTTDLVMRDWLLILALSAVPTVLFGFIRK, from the coding sequence GTGCGATGGTATCAGATTTCAGCAGAGGAAACAACTAAACAAACAAACTCCGACACACATAAAGGACTTAGCACAAAGGAAGTGCAGCAGCGGCTGAAGCGGGATGGAAGAAATGAATGGAAAGAAGAAAAAGGAGTCTCGCAGCTTGCTTTATTCTTCGGACAATTCAAAGACTTCATGGTACTGGTGCTGCTCGCAGCAACGGTCATCTCAGGACTGTTGGGCGAGTATATCGATAGCATTGCCATCCTGCTGATCGTTCTATTAAATGCGCTGATCGGCTTCTTTCAGGAAAGGAATGCCGAAAAATCTCTCAGCAAACTGAAGGAATTGAATGCCCCGATGGCGCGTGTGCTGCGGGATGGACAATGGGCAAGGATATCGTCAGCAGAACTGGTCGTTGGCGATGTCGTATCGTTGACTGCAGGTGACCGGGTGCCTGCTGATCTGCGTTTGGTTAGTGTGACAAGTTTGGAAACGGAGGAATCTGCACTTACCGGGGAGTCACTGCCAGTTGCCAAGATGACAGAGAAATTGAATGCAGATCAACTGGGTCCGCAGGATCAGCACAATATCGCATTCATGAGCTCTCTTGTGACGCGTGGCGGTGGTACCGGTATCGTCATTGGAACCGGTATGAATACGGCAGTAGGACAAATTGCTGAACTGCTTGTTGATACAAAGCGAAAGCAGACGCCGCTTGAACGAAGGCTGGAGAAGCTCGGAAAAGTACTTATCGTCATAGCCCTGCTTCTCACTGCGTTAACAGTACTAGCTGGGGTTTATAGGGGCAATCCGTTGTATGAGATGCTGCTTGCAGGTGTATCACTGGCGGTAGCTGTCATACCGGAAGGACTTCCAGCAATCGTGACAGTCGCTCTTTCACTTGGTGTGCAGCGTATGATCAAACAAAAAGCTATCGTCAGAAGACTGTCTGCTGTAGAGACACTTGGCTCGGCTACAGTCATTTGTTCAGATAAAACAGGAACACTTACAGAAAATCAAATGACAGTCAAAGAGATTTTCCTCGATGGAAATACCTATACGGTAACAGGCGATGGGTACGATCCATCAGGTGGTTTTTACCGGGATGGAAATGAGACGAAAGAAGAGGCGCTCTTGGAACATCTTCGTTATGGTGTTCTGTCAAGCCATGCCAAGGCATTCCGAAAAAAGAAACGCTGGATGATTGATGGAGATCCGACAGAGGGAGCGCTCGTTGTTGCTGGCAAAAAAGCTGGAATTGAAGCAGATGAATTGTCCAGCTATAACATCGTGCATGAAATACCTTTTGACAGCAAACGGAAACGGATGACTGTGTTGGTCAAAACGCCTAAAGGAAAACTGATTGCGATTACGAAGGGTGCACCGGACGTTTTAATCGAAAAAGCTGCGTATCATGGAGCAGAGAAAAAACTGCTTTCCGGCAAAGATAAGCAAGCCTTGTATGAAGCAGTAGATCAAATGGCGGCCAAAGCATTGCGGACGATTGCTGTTTGTGTCCGGCACTTCCCAGCTGGATATCAGCCGAAAGAAGAAGAGCTGGAAAAGGAAATGGTATTCATCGGTCTGAATGGATTGATCGATCCGCCGCGCAAGGAAGCTAGAGATGCAATCATCGACTGCAGGAAAGCTGGCATCAAGACGATTATGATTACTGGTGATCACGTAAAGACAGCTGCTGCGATCGCTAATATGCTGCATATTCTGCCGCCTGCTGGCAGAGTGGTGGAAGGCAAGGAATTGGATCATATGTCAGATGAAGAACTGCAGGCAGAAGTGGATAGTATGTACGTGTTTGCCCGTGTGACTCCGGAACATAAGCTCAGAATTGTTCAAGCGCTGCAGAATGTCGGTCATATTGTTGCGATGACTGGTGATGGCGTCAATGATGCTCCGGCAATCAAAGCAAGCGATATAGGCATCAGCATGGGTGTTACAGGGACCGATGTCGCTAAAGAAGCAAGTGCGCTTGTCTTGATGGACGATAACTTTGCCACTATCAAAGCAGCCATCAAGGAAGGGCGGACGATCTACTCCAATATAAGAAAGTTTGTGCGTTATCTGCTTGCTTCCAATGTTGGTGAAATCCTCGTGATGCTATTCGCCATGATTCTGGCACTGCCGATGCCGCTTGTACCTATCCAAATCTTATGGGTAAATTTAGTGACAGACGGTCTGCCAGCCATTGCGCTCGGTATGGACAAGGCAGAGGATGAAGTGATGAAGCAGAAACCGCGTCATCCAAATGAAGGGATCTTTGCCAGAGGACTTGGTACGAAGATCGTCACACGCGGTATTCTGATCGGATCAGTGACGATCATTGCTTTTATGCTGATGTACCAAGGAGATCCGGAAAGACTTGTTTATGCGCAAACAGCAGCATTTGCTACATTAGTCATGGCTCAGCTGATCCATGTATTTGACTGTCGCAGTGAAAAGTCGGTATTTGCCCGCAATCCTTTCGGGAACGGCTGGCTGATCGGAGCTGTCGTCTCCTCTGTCGTTCTTCTGCTTGCTGTCATCTATGTCAGTCCACTGCAGCCGATCTTCCACACGACGGACTTGGTTATGCGGGACTGGTTGTTGATTTTGGCACTAAGTGCTGTTCCTACTGTGCTATTCGGTTTTATAAGAAAATAG